In a genomic window of Bacillus rossius redtenbacheri isolate Brsri chromosome 4 unlocalized genomic scaffold, Brsri_v3 Brsri_v3_scf4_2, whole genome shotgun sequence:
- the LOC134542251 gene encoding facilitated trehalose transporter Tret1-like isoform X1, producing the protein MSEDERFVTLKDTEKENQYQNEAKVHQAPSYRKALPQIVACLAMYIQVIQAGINMAYSALLLPQLAANDSLIPVDVDETSWIASLVTITTPIGSLISGPLMDNCGRKFSSIFSCVSMLVSWILVASATNVTMIYIARIFAGLGGGLTTISLVYVSEVAHAHFRPMLLGLNSVAVALGILLTCALGTWLSWRAVAAWFAGLSLLGYAATLPVPESPAWLASSGARRDQARRAVAWLHRDPQDAHMELNRIMSNVTAKEDKRKFFDAPIFHPSRAELKPLAILSAIFLFQQLSGSYVVIFYAVDVFMDLGGSFGAGIDKYGAVVMFGTIRFIISIVSAFLSRVVGRRTLLFVSGWGMASASFAVGAYMHATGYSAGSGAPSQSWGWVPLALVLLHVSFSGVGFLVIPWTLVGELLPGRIRGTGSSVMIAVAYVLMFAVVKAFPYLVRTAGTPNVFVMFGFVTLCGILFVYKLLPETLGKTLEEIQESFT; encoded by the exons ATGAGTGAAGATGAAAG gtTTGTAACTCTGAAAGATACAGAAAAAGAAAACCAATATCAGAATGAGGCAAAAGTACATCAGGCACCATCATATAGGAAAGCACTTCCTCAG ATTGTTGCGTGCCTCGCTATGTATATTCAAGTAATACAAGCAGGAATCAACATGGCATACTCCGCTTTGCTGCTGCCACAACTTGCAGCGAATGACTCTCTTATTCCTGTCGACGTGGATGAAACTTCTTGGATTg CGAGCCTCGTGACAATAACCACCCCCATTGGATCCCTTATTTCTGGACCGCTGATGGACAACTGCGGGAGGAAGTTCTCAAGCATATTCTCGTGTGTCTCAATGTTGGTGTCATGGATCCTAGTGGCTTCAGCTACAAATGTGACAATGATTTACATTGCCAGGATTTTTGCAGGTTTGGGTGGAG GTCTCACGACCATATCCCTGGTGTACGTGTCGGAGGTGGCTCACGCGCACTTCCGGCCGATGCTGCTGGGCCTGAACAGCGTGGCGGTGGCTCTCGGCATCCTGCTGACCTGCGCGCTGGGCACGTGGCTGAGCTGGCGCGCCGTGGCCGCGTGGTTCGCCGGCCTGTCCCTGCTCGGCTATGCGGCCACCCTGCCCGTGCCCGAGAGCCCGGCCTGGCTCGCCTCCTCCGGCGCCCGCAGGGACCAGGCCAGGCGCGCCGTGGCCTGGCTCCACCGGGACCCACAG GACGCCCACATGGAACTTAATCGTATCATGAGCAACGTAACGGCAAAAGAAGATAAGAGAAAATTTTTCGATGCACCCATTTTCCACCCGAGCAGAGCGGAGCTCAAACCTTTGGCCATACTCTCTGCGATATTCCTCTTCCAGCAGCTTTCAGGTTCATACGTCGTGATATTTTATGCCGTCGATGTCTTCATGGACCTGGGCGGGAGCTTCGGTGCGGGAATAGACAAATACGGTGCCGTGGTGATGTTCGGCACCATCAGGTTCATCATCAGCATCGTGTCTGCGTTTCTGTCGAGGGTGGTGGGGCGTCGCACCCTGCTGTTCGTGTCCGGCTGGGGGATGGCCTCGGCTTCGTTCGCCGTCGGGGCGTACATGCACGCGACCGGCTACTCCGCGGGGTCGGGGGCTCCGAGCCAGTCTTGGGGCTGGGTGCCCCTGGCGCTGGTGCTGCTGCACGTGAGCTTCAGCGGCGTGGGCTTCCTGGTGATCCCGTGGACTCTCGTCGGGGAGCTGCTGCCCGGCAGGATCAGGGGCACGGGCAGCTCGGTGATGATCGCAGTGGCCTACGTGCTCATGTTCGCCGTGGTCAAGGCCTTCCCGTACCTGGTCCGGACGGCAGGGACCCCAAACGTGTTTGTGATGTTTGGTTTCGTAACACTCTGTGGCATTCTGTTTGTTTACAAACTGCTCCCTGAAACTTTGGGGAAAACACTGGAAGAAATACAAGAATCTTTcacatga
- the LOC134542251 gene encoding facilitated trehalose transporter Tret1-like isoform X2, protein MYIQVIQAGINMAYSALLLPQLAANDSLIPVDVDETSWIASLVTITTPIGSLISGPLMDNCGRKFSSIFSCVSMLVSWILVASATNVTMIYIARIFAGLGGGLTTISLVYVSEVAHAHFRPMLLGLNSVAVALGILLTCALGTWLSWRAVAAWFAGLSLLGYAATLPVPESPAWLASSGARRDQARRAVAWLHRDPQDAHMELNRIMSNVTAKEDKRKFFDAPIFHPSRAELKPLAILSAIFLFQQLSGSYVVIFYAVDVFMDLGGSFGAGIDKYGAVVMFGTIRFIISIVSAFLSRVVGRRTLLFVSGWGMASASFAVGAYMHATGYSAGSGAPSQSWGWVPLALVLLHVSFSGVGFLVIPWTLVGELLPGRIRGTGSSVMIAVAYVLMFAVVKAFPYLVRTAGTPNVFVMFGFVTLCGILFVYKLLPETLGKTLEEIQESFT, encoded by the exons ATGTATATTCAAGTAATACAAGCAGGAATCAACATGGCATACTCCGCTTTGCTGCTGCCACAACTTGCAGCGAATGACTCTCTTATTCCTGTCGACGTGGATGAAACTTCTTGGATTg CGAGCCTCGTGACAATAACCACCCCCATTGGATCCCTTATTTCTGGACCGCTGATGGACAACTGCGGGAGGAAGTTCTCAAGCATATTCTCGTGTGTCTCAATGTTGGTGTCATGGATCCTAGTGGCTTCAGCTACAAATGTGACAATGATTTACATTGCCAGGATTTTTGCAGGTTTGGGTGGAG GTCTCACGACCATATCCCTGGTGTACGTGTCGGAGGTGGCTCACGCGCACTTCCGGCCGATGCTGCTGGGCCTGAACAGCGTGGCGGTGGCTCTCGGCATCCTGCTGACCTGCGCGCTGGGCACGTGGCTGAGCTGGCGCGCCGTGGCCGCGTGGTTCGCCGGCCTGTCCCTGCTCGGCTATGCGGCCACCCTGCCCGTGCCCGAGAGCCCGGCCTGGCTCGCCTCCTCCGGCGCCCGCAGGGACCAGGCCAGGCGCGCCGTGGCCTGGCTCCACCGGGACCCACAG GACGCCCACATGGAACTTAATCGTATCATGAGCAACGTAACGGCAAAAGAAGATAAGAGAAAATTTTTCGATGCACCCATTTTCCACCCGAGCAGAGCGGAGCTCAAACCTTTGGCCATACTCTCTGCGATATTCCTCTTCCAGCAGCTTTCAGGTTCATACGTCGTGATATTTTATGCCGTCGATGTCTTCATGGACCTGGGCGGGAGCTTCGGTGCGGGAATAGACAAATACGGTGCCGTGGTGATGTTCGGCACCATCAGGTTCATCATCAGCATCGTGTCTGCGTTTCTGTCGAGGGTGGTGGGGCGTCGCACCCTGCTGTTCGTGTCCGGCTGGGGGATGGCCTCGGCTTCGTTCGCCGTCGGGGCGTACATGCACGCGACCGGCTACTCCGCGGGGTCGGGGGCTCCGAGCCAGTCTTGGGGCTGGGTGCCCCTGGCGCTGGTGCTGCTGCACGTGAGCTTCAGCGGCGTGGGCTTCCTGGTGATCCCGTGGACTCTCGTCGGGGAGCTGCTGCCCGGCAGGATCAGGGGCACGGGCAGCTCGGTGATGATCGCAGTGGCCTACGTGCTCATGTTCGCCGTGGTCAAGGCCTTCCCGTACCTGGTCCGGACGGCAGGGACCCCAAACGTGTTTGTGATGTTTGGTTTCGTAACACTCTGTGGCATTCTGTTTGTTTACAAACTGCTCCCTGAAACTTTGGGGAAAACACTGGAAGAAATACAAGAATCTTTcacatga
- the LOC134542251 gene encoding facilitated trehalose transporter Tret1-like isoform X3, translating into MDNCGRKFSSIFSCVSMLVSWILVASATNVTMIYIARIFAGLGGGLTTISLVYVSEVAHAHFRPMLLGLNSVAVALGILLTCALGTWLSWRAVAAWFAGLSLLGYAATLPVPESPAWLASSGARRDQARRAVAWLHRDPQDAHMELNRIMSNVTAKEDKRKFFDAPIFHPSRAELKPLAILSAIFLFQQLSGSYVVIFYAVDVFMDLGGSFGAGIDKYGAVVMFGTIRFIISIVSAFLSRVVGRRTLLFVSGWGMASASFAVGAYMHATGYSAGSGAPSQSWGWVPLALVLLHVSFSGVGFLVIPWTLVGELLPGRIRGTGSSVMIAVAYVLMFAVVKAFPYLVRTAGTPNVFVMFGFVTLCGILFVYKLLPETLGKTLEEIQESFT; encoded by the exons ATGGACAACTGCGGGAGGAAGTTCTCAAGCATATTCTCGTGTGTCTCAATGTTGGTGTCATGGATCCTAGTGGCTTCAGCTACAAATGTGACAATGATTTACATTGCCAGGATTTTTGCAGGTTTGGGTGGAG GTCTCACGACCATATCCCTGGTGTACGTGTCGGAGGTGGCTCACGCGCACTTCCGGCCGATGCTGCTGGGCCTGAACAGCGTGGCGGTGGCTCTCGGCATCCTGCTGACCTGCGCGCTGGGCACGTGGCTGAGCTGGCGCGCCGTGGCCGCGTGGTTCGCCGGCCTGTCCCTGCTCGGCTATGCGGCCACCCTGCCCGTGCCCGAGAGCCCGGCCTGGCTCGCCTCCTCCGGCGCCCGCAGGGACCAGGCCAGGCGCGCCGTGGCCTGGCTCCACCGGGACCCACAG GACGCCCACATGGAACTTAATCGTATCATGAGCAACGTAACGGCAAAAGAAGATAAGAGAAAATTTTTCGATGCACCCATTTTCCACCCGAGCAGAGCGGAGCTCAAACCTTTGGCCATACTCTCTGCGATATTCCTCTTCCAGCAGCTTTCAGGTTCATACGTCGTGATATTTTATGCCGTCGATGTCTTCATGGACCTGGGCGGGAGCTTCGGTGCGGGAATAGACAAATACGGTGCCGTGGTGATGTTCGGCACCATCAGGTTCATCATCAGCATCGTGTCTGCGTTTCTGTCGAGGGTGGTGGGGCGTCGCACCCTGCTGTTCGTGTCCGGCTGGGGGATGGCCTCGGCTTCGTTCGCCGTCGGGGCGTACATGCACGCGACCGGCTACTCCGCGGGGTCGGGGGCTCCGAGCCAGTCTTGGGGCTGGGTGCCCCTGGCGCTGGTGCTGCTGCACGTGAGCTTCAGCGGCGTGGGCTTCCTGGTGATCCCGTGGACTCTCGTCGGGGAGCTGCTGCCCGGCAGGATCAGGGGCACGGGCAGCTCGGTGATGATCGCAGTGGCCTACGTGCTCATGTTCGCCGTGGTCAAGGCCTTCCCGTACCTGGTCCGGACGGCAGGGACCCCAAACGTGTTTGTGATGTTTGGTTTCGTAACACTCTGTGGCATTCTGTTTGTTTACAAACTGCTCCCTGAAACTTTGGGGAAAACACTGGAAGAAATACAAGAATCTTTcacatga